A window of the Streptomyces sp. NBC_01351 genome harbors these coding sequences:
- a CDS encoding MFS transporter — translation MSKTAATPPQAAADPSRWKALVFIALAQLMVVLDATIVNIALPSAQTDLGISDGNRQWVITAYALAFGGLLLFGGRIADKWGRKNAFVVGLIGFALASALGGAANGEAMMLGARALQGAFGALLAPAALSLLAVMFTDAKERAKAFGIYGAIAGGGGAVGLILGGFLTEYLNWRWTFFVNIPFAIVAAVGAWMVIREPAGGRNRAPLDIPGVILSTLGLVALVYGFTRAESAGWSDSVTVAMFIASVALLASFVFVESKVKSPLLPLRVLLERNRGGVYLSLGLAVISMFGLFLFLTYYLQVVKGYSPVMTGFAFMPMIVGMIAGSTQIGARLMTRVAPRLLMGPGFLVAGLGMLMLTQLEVGSSYAALIMPAQLLLGLGMGTAFMPAMSLATHGVDPADAGVASAMVNTSQQVGGAIGTALLNTIAASATTAYLTDHAAEAAAGGPAAKLVQAQAMVEGYTSAIWWAVGILVASAAIAVALINTGRPGAGGVVASGDGADDEFKVPVIAH, via the coding sequence ATGTCAAAAACAGCCGCGACACCGCCGCAGGCTGCCGCCGATCCCAGCCGCTGGAAGGCGCTCGTCTTCATAGCCCTGGCCCAACTGATGGTCGTCCTCGACGCGACCATCGTGAACATCGCCCTGCCCTCCGCCCAGACGGACCTCGGCATCTCCGACGGCAACCGCCAGTGGGTCATCACCGCGTACGCGCTGGCCTTCGGCGGTCTGCTCCTCTTCGGCGGCCGCATCGCCGACAAGTGGGGCCGTAAGAACGCCTTCGTCGTCGGCCTCATCGGCTTCGCCCTGGCCTCCGCGCTCGGCGGCGCCGCCAACGGCGAGGCCATGATGCTGGGCGCCCGCGCCCTCCAGGGCGCCTTCGGCGCGCTGCTCGCGCCGGCCGCCCTCTCCCTGCTGGCCGTCATGTTCACCGACGCCAAGGAGCGGGCCAAGGCCTTCGGCATCTACGGTGCGATCGCGGGCGGCGGCGGCGCCGTCGGCCTGATCCTCGGCGGCTTCCTCACCGAGTACCTCAACTGGCGCTGGACCTTCTTCGTCAACATCCCGTTCGCGATCGTCGCGGCCGTGGGTGCCTGGATGGTCATCCGTGAGCCCGCGGGCGGCCGCAACCGTGCGCCGCTCGACATCCCCGGCGTGATCCTGTCCACGCTCGGTCTGGTCGCGCTGGTCTACGGCTTCACCCGCGCCGAGTCCGCCGGCTGGTCGGACAGCGTGACCGTGGCCATGTTCATCGCCTCGGTGGCCCTGCTGGCCTCGTTCGTCTTCGTCGAGTCCAAGGTGAAGTCCCCGCTGCTGCCGCTGCGCGTCCTGCTGGAGCGCAACCGCGGCGGCGTGTACCTCTCGCTCGGCCTCGCCGTCATCTCGATGTTCGGCCTGTTCCTCTTCCTCACCTACTACCTGCAGGTCGTGAAGGGCTACTCGCCCGTCATGACCGGCTTCGCCTTCATGCCGATGATCGTCGGCATGATCGCGGGCTCCACGCAGATCGGCGCCCGCCTGATGACCCGGGTCGCGCCGCGCCTGCTGATGGGTCCGGGCTTCCTGGTCGCCGGCCTCGGCATGCTGATGCTGACGCAGCTGGAGGTCGGGTCCTCGTACGCGGCGCTGATCATGCCGGCGCAGCTGCTGCTCGGCCTCGGCATGGGTACGGCGTTCATGCCGGCCATGTCCCTGGCCACCCACGGGGTGGACCCGGCCGACGCCGGTGTCGCCTCGGCCATGGTCAACACCTCGCAGCAGGTCGGCGGCGCCATCGGCACCGCGCTGCTGAACACCATCGCCGCCTCGGCGACCACCGCGTACCTGACCGACCACGCGGCGGAGGCCGCGGCGGGCGGCCCGGCGGCCAAGCTCGTCCAGGCGCAGGCCATGGTCGAGGGCTACACCTCGGCCATCTGGTGGGCCGTCGGCATCCTGGTCGCGAGCGCGGCCATCGCGGTGGCGCTGATCAACACGGGCCGTCCGGGTGCGGGTGGCGTGGTCGCCTCCGGCGACGGGGCGGACGACGAGTTCAAGGTCCCGGTGATCGCCCACTGA
- a CDS encoding dioxygenase family protein, whose protein sequence is MTPAPAPASPAPNPQGTRMPALYLSHGAPPLADDPVWPGELAAWSAGLPRPRAILMVSAHWEEAPLALGATEPAPLVYDFWGFPEHYYRVRYEAPGAPELAASVRKLLRAPGTSVQDIPDRGLDHGAYVPLVEMFPAADIPVLQISMPTLDPRRLMDLGRKLAPLRDEGVLIVGSGFFTHNLAALRHAGTPAWSTEFDAWGHEALASGDLDSLLDFEAKSPSGRLAHPRTEHFAPLFVTLGAAEASGDLAARRDTVEGFWMGLSKRSLQFG, encoded by the coding sequence ATGACCCCGGCCCCCGCCCCCGCATCCCCGGCCCCGAACCCCCAGGGCACCCGTATGCCGGCGCTCTACCTCAGCCACGGGGCCCCGCCGCTGGCCGACGACCCGGTCTGGCCGGGCGAACTGGCCGCCTGGTCCGCCGGCCTGCCCCGCCCCCGGGCGATCCTGATGGTCTCCGCCCACTGGGAGGAGGCCCCGCTCGCCCTCGGCGCCACCGAGCCCGCACCGCTCGTCTACGACTTCTGGGGCTTCCCCGAGCACTACTACCGGGTGCGCTACGAGGCCCCGGGCGCCCCGGAGCTCGCCGCCTCGGTCCGCAAACTCCTCAGGGCCCCGGGCACCTCCGTCCAGGACATCCCCGACCGCGGCCTGGACCACGGCGCGTACGTCCCCCTCGTCGAGATGTTCCCGGCGGCCGACATCCCGGTGCTCCAGATATCCATGCCCACCCTCGACCCGCGCCGCCTGATGGACCTCGGGCGTAAGCTCGCACCCCTGCGCGACGAAGGCGTCCTGATCGTCGGCAGCGGCTTCTTCACCCACAACCTGGCGGCCCTCCGCCATGCCGGCACGCCCGCCTGGTCGACGGAGTTCGACGCCTGGGGCCACGAGGCCCTCGCCTCGGGCGACCTGGACTCCCTGCTCGACTTCGAGGCCAAATCCCCCTCGGGCCGCCTGGCCCACCCCCGCACGGAGCACTTCGCCCCGCTCTTCGTCACCCTCGGCGCGGCCGAAGCCTCGGGCGACCTCGCCGCCCGCCGTGACACGGTGGAGGGATTCTGGATGGGCCTCTCGAAGCGCTCCCTCCAGTTCGGCTAG
- a CDS encoding Uma2 family endonuclease — protein sequence MTTSDSQPPGIPPVDPELADALRRAWQAIDPPETFRVEVVEEFIEIWRVGPFRHSLVANRLRSRLTTFLDDGPYSAYQVLYVKHGHRAWAPDVLVAPDDLAGHVSPDGYGIEASAVALMVEVVAPEPEGVTRDRSRKRRAYARAGIPVYVIIDDYDGHGTVSVLTGPVPGEAQYASEVRMPYGTEVVVPEGPAKGFAIGEDITGALRSDG from the coding sequence ATGACCACATCCGACTCCCAGCCACCCGGCATCCCGCCGGTGGACCCCGAGCTCGCGGACGCGCTCCGGCGGGCCTGGCAGGCCATCGACCCACCCGAGACGTTCCGCGTCGAGGTGGTGGAGGAGTTCATCGAGATCTGGCGTGTGGGACCGTTCCGCCACAGCCTGGTCGCCAACAGGTTGCGCAGCCGCCTGACCACCTTCCTGGACGACGGTCCGTACAGCGCCTACCAGGTGCTGTACGTGAAGCACGGGCACCGGGCCTGGGCTCCTGACGTGCTCGTCGCGCCAGATGACCTCGCGGGCCACGTCTCCCCTGACGGGTACGGGATCGAGGCCTCGGCAGTGGCCCTGATGGTCGAGGTCGTAGCACCGGAGCCCGAGGGCGTCACGCGGGACCGCAGCCGCAAGCGGCGGGCGTACGCGCGGGCCGGGATCCCCGTGTACGTGATCATCGACGACTACGACGGACACGGCACCGTCAGCGTGCTGACCGGCCCCGTGCCCGGTGAGGCGCAGTACGCCTCCGAGGTGCGGATGCCCTACGGGACCGAGGTCGTCGTCCCCGAGGGGCCCGCCAAGGGGTTCGCCATCGGCGAGGACATCACCGGGGCGCTGCGGAGCGACGGCTAG
- a CDS encoding sigma-70 family RNA polymerase sigma factor yields the protein MATRAVARRKSTSSARAVGGEIADRDLVGMYLDEIARTPLLDAAKEVELSQIIEAGVYAQQILDGEMERKGDAPAREELEALAAEGERAKEVFIRSNLRLVVAVARRYPRSGLPLLDLIQEGNAGLVRAVEKFDYAKGFKFSTYATWWIRQAITRSIADQSRTIRLPVHLVEELGRIRRVQREFNRENGRDPEHAEVAAELDSTEKRVGDVLDWARDPVSLNMSVDDQGETQFGDLLEDTSAISPEQSVLSLLRSEELEDLLGKLDQRTASIIKMRYGIEDGRERTLTEVGKQHGLTRERIRQIEKHALLELKRMARDTGFDAAA from the coding sequence ATGGCAACCCGCGCCGTCGCCCGCCGTAAGTCCACGAGCAGCGCACGCGCTGTGGGCGGGGAGATCGCAGACCGCGACCTGGTCGGCATGTACCTGGACGAGATCGCGCGCACCCCGCTGCTCGACGCCGCCAAGGAAGTGGAGCTCTCGCAGATCATCGAGGCGGGCGTGTACGCCCAGCAGATCCTCGACGGCGAGATGGAGCGGAAGGGCGACGCCCCCGCACGCGAGGAGCTGGAGGCGCTGGCCGCCGAAGGCGAGCGCGCCAAGGAAGTCTTCATCCGCTCCAACCTCCGTCTCGTCGTCGCCGTCGCCCGCCGCTACCCGCGCAGCGGTCTGCCGCTCCTCGACCTCATCCAGGAGGGCAACGCCGGCCTGGTCCGCGCGGTCGAGAAGTTCGACTACGCCAAGGGGTTCAAGTTCTCCACGTACGCCACGTGGTGGATCCGCCAGGCGATCACGCGCTCCATCGCGGACCAGTCCCGCACCATCCGCCTCCCCGTCCACCTGGTCGAGGAGCTGGGCCGGATCCGCCGCGTCCAGCGCGAGTTCAACCGCGAGAACGGCCGCGACCCGGAGCACGCCGAGGTCGCCGCCGAGCTGGACTCGACGGAGAAGCGCGTGGGCGACGTACTGGACTGGGCGCGCGACCCGGTCAGCCTGAACATGTCCGTGGACGACCAGGGCGAGACGCAGTTCGGCGACCTCCTGGAGGACACCTCCGCGATCTCCCCCGAGCAGTCGGTGCTGTCGCTGCTGCGCAGCGAGGAGCTGGAGGACCTGCTCGGCAAGCTCGACCAGCGCACCGCGTCGATCATCAAGATGCGGTACGGCATCGAGGACGGCCGGGAGCGTACGCTGACAGAGGTCGGCAAGCAGCACGGCCTGACCCGCGAGCGGATCCGCCAGATCGAGAAGCACGCGCTGCTGGAGCTGAAGCGGATGGCCCGCGACACGGGCTTCGACGCCGCGGCCTGA
- a CDS encoding helix-turn-helix transcriptional regulator, with protein sequence MTDTPARLLSLLSLLQTPREWPGSELAQRLGVSARTIRRDIERLRDLGYPVEATLGAEGGYRLVAGAAMPPLLLDDEEAVAIAVGLRAGAGHAIDGIEEASVRALAKLEQVLPSRLRHRVGALQSATTALTRGDGASVDPRTLTTMASAVAGPERLRFAYRAGDGVESRRLVEPYRLVSTGSRWYLVAYDLEREDWRTFRVDRVREPFATGARFAPRGLPMDAEEFVRRGLRGGGTYAVEAAFAAGADALPGWLRAVALPGGGGSETVVRFESGDAPEWLAARLALVGVPFTVREPVALRAAAGALGARLSGAGGSVE encoded by the coding sequence ATGACAGATACTCCGGCGCGGCTGCTCTCCCTGCTGTCCCTCCTCCAGACCCCGCGCGAATGGCCCGGGAGCGAACTGGCGCAGCGGCTCGGGGTGAGTGCGCGGACCATCCGGCGGGACATCGAGCGGCTGCGGGATCTGGGCTACCCGGTGGAGGCCACGCTGGGCGCGGAGGGCGGGTACCGGCTGGTGGCCGGCGCAGCGATGCCGCCGCTGCTCCTCGACGACGAGGAGGCCGTGGCGATCGCGGTGGGGCTGCGGGCGGGGGCCGGGCACGCGATCGACGGGATCGAGGAGGCCTCCGTACGGGCCCTGGCCAAGCTCGAACAGGTACTGCCGTCGCGGCTGCGGCACCGGGTGGGCGCGCTGCAGTCGGCCACGACCGCGCTGACGCGGGGGGACGGGGCGAGCGTGGACCCCCGGACGCTGACCACGATGGCCTCGGCGGTGGCGGGGCCGGAGCGGCTGCGGTTCGCGTACCGGGCGGGGGACGGGGTGGAATCGCGGCGGCTGGTGGAGCCGTACCGGCTGGTGAGCACGGGGAGCCGGTGGTACCTGGTGGCGTACGACCTGGAGCGCGAGGACTGGCGCACCTTCCGGGTGGACCGGGTGCGGGAGCCGTTCGCTACGGGGGCGAGGTTCGCTCCGCGGGGGCTGCCGATGGACGCGGAGGAGTTCGTACGGCGGGGGCTGCGGGGCGGGGGGACGTACGCGGTGGAGGCCGCCTTCGCGGCGGGGGCGGATGCGCTGCCGGGGTGGCTCCGCGCCGTTGCCCTCCCGGGCGGGGGCGGGTCGGAGACGGTGGTCCGCTTCGAGAGCGGGGACGCGCCGGAGTGGCTGGCGGCGCGGCTGGCGCTGGTCGGCGTCCCGTTCACGGTTCGGGAACCGGTTGCCCTGCGGGCGGCCGCAGGGGCGCTGGGGGCGCGGCTGTCGGGAGCCGGGGGATCGGTCGAGTAG
- a CDS encoding MFS transporter: protein MSTETSKTSPARESGPVQEERNETTAPATTNGSPTNGSPADRRRWLALAIVMTATFMDLVDVTIVNIAIPSMREHLGASTSAIQWITAGYALAFAAGLITGGRLGDIYGRKRVFLIGIAGFTVASLLCGIAANPGMLVASRLFQGGMAAMMVPQVLAIIHVTFPPHERGKVFGMFGAIVGLGAVSGPMLGALLSEWNLFGLEWRPIFLINLPVGIAAVILGRMFISESKAPKALRLDLVGVVLATLALVMLIFPLTQGRENGWPLWGFVCMIAAPFVFAAFITYEKYKIKKDGSPLVELSLFKVKSFAGGIAVQLTFGIATGIFFLVWTLYMQMGLGWSALRAGSTGIPFSIAVSAAAGISVGKLVPRFGRKVLQAGALIMAAGLLLYIWESEHYGMEIAPWQMAAPLVLMGIGMGLIVAPLNDTTLSEVPREHAGSASGLINTTGQTGNALGLALTSVVFFGMIDDDMVFGVPYVEAFRVALWWIASVLLVIFAVMFLLPRKPIPMEQREGGSEYVAPAAEKVPAS, encoded by the coding sequence ATGAGCACCGAGACGTCCAAGACATCGCCCGCGAGAGAGAGCGGGCCCGTACAAGAAGAGCGGAACGAGACGACAGCCCCCGCAACCACGAACGGCTCGCCCACGAACGGGTCGCCCGCGGACCGCCGCCGCTGGCTGGCGCTCGCCATCGTGATGACCGCGACCTTCATGGACCTGGTCGACGTCACGATCGTCAACATAGCCATCCCCAGCATGCGCGAGCACCTCGGGGCCTCCACCAGCGCGATCCAGTGGATCACCGCCGGCTACGCCCTCGCCTTCGCCGCCGGCCTGATCACCGGCGGCCGTCTCGGTGACATCTACGGCCGCAAGCGCGTCTTCCTCATCGGCATCGCGGGCTTCACCGTCGCCTCCCTGCTCTGCGGCATCGCCGCCAACCCGGGCATGCTCGTCGCCTCCCGCCTCTTCCAGGGCGGCATGGCGGCCATGATGGTCCCGCAGGTCCTGGCGATCATCCACGTCACCTTCCCGCCGCACGAGCGCGGCAAGGTCTTCGGCATGTTCGGCGCGATCGTGGGCCTCGGCGCCGTCTCGGGCCCGATGCTCGGCGCGCTGCTCAGCGAGTGGAACCTCTTCGGTCTCGAATGGCGCCCGATCTTCCTGATCAACCTGCCGGTCGGCATCGCGGCCGTGATCCTCGGCCGCATGTTCATCAGTGAGTCCAAGGCCCCCAAGGCCCTGCGCCTCGACCTCGTCGGCGTGGTCCTCGCGACCCTCGCCCTGGTCATGCTGATCTTCCCGCTCACCCAGGGCCGCGAGAACGGCTGGCCGCTGTGGGGCTTCGTCTGCATGATCGCCGCGCCGTTCGTCTTCGCCGCGTTCATCACGTACGAGAAGTACAAGATCAAGAAGGACGGCTCCCCGCTCGTCGAGCTCTCCCTCTTCAAGGTCAAGAGCTTCGCCGGCGGTATCGCCGTCCAGCTCACCTTCGGCATCGCGACCGGCATCTTCTTCCTGGTCTGGACGCTGTACATGCAGATGGGCCTCGGCTGGAGCGCCCTGCGCGCCGGCTCCACCGGCATCCCCTTCTCGATCGCCGTCTCGGCCGCCGCGGGCATCTCGGTCGGCAAGCTCGTGCCGCGCTTCGGCCGCAAGGTGCTCCAGGCCGGTGCGCTGATCATGGCCGCGGGCCTGCTCCTGTACATCTGGGAGTCCGAGCACTACGGCATGGAGATCGCCCCCTGGCAGATGGCGGCCCCGCTGGTCCTGATGGGCATCGGCATGGGCCTGATCGTGGCCCCGCTGAACGACACCACCCTCTCCGAGGTGCCGCGCGAGCACGCCGGCTCCGCCTCCGGCCTGATCAACACCACCGGCCAGACGGGCAACGCGCTGGGCCTCGCTCTCACCTCCGTCGTCTTCTTCGGAATGATCGACGACGACATGGTCTTCGGCGTGCCGTACGTCGAGGCCTTCCGCGTCGCGCTGTGGTGGATCGCGTCCGTCCTGCTCGTGATCTTCGCGGTGATGTTCCTGCTGCCGCGCAAGCCGATCCCGATGGAGCAGCGCGAGGGCGGCTCGGAGTACGTGGCCCCGGCCGCCGAGAAGGTCCCGGCCTCCTAG
- a CDS encoding DeoR/GlpR family DNA-binding transcription regulator, producing the protein MYAPERQQEILRLAREAGRVDVVSLAEGFQVTAETVRRDLKALDRAGLVRRVHGGAIPAGRLDFEPDLTEREATAADEQDRIAAAALGELPDGGSVVLDAGSTVARLAAAIPVETALTVVTHALPVAARLADHTGIDLHLVGGRVRHRTRAAVDAWALRAYAEIRADVLFLATNGFSAEGGLTTPDLAEAAVKRAAIAAARRVVLLADSAKAGQEHFARFGSFADIDLLITDRGLGPDRKAAIEAAGSEVVLV; encoded by the coding sequence ATGTACGCACCGGAGCGCCAGCAGGAGATCCTCCGCCTCGCCCGCGAGGCCGGCCGGGTCGACGTGGTCTCCCTCGCCGAGGGGTTCCAGGTCACCGCCGAGACCGTACGCCGCGACCTCAAGGCCCTCGACCGGGCCGGCCTGGTCCGCCGCGTGCACGGCGGCGCCATCCCGGCCGGCCGCCTCGACTTCGAGCCGGACCTCACCGAGCGGGAGGCCACCGCCGCGGACGAGCAGGACCGCATCGCGGCCGCCGCCCTCGGCGAACTCCCCGACGGCGGCAGCGTCGTCCTCGACGCGGGCAGCACCGTCGCCCGCCTCGCGGCCGCCATCCCGGTCGAAACGGCCCTCACCGTGGTCACCCACGCGCTGCCCGTCGCCGCCCGGCTCGCCGACCACACCGGGATCGACCTCCATCTCGTCGGCGGCCGCGTCCGCCACCGCACCCGCGCCGCCGTCGACGCGTGGGCGCTCCGCGCGTACGCCGAGATCCGCGCCGACGTCCTGTTCCTCGCGACGAACGGATTCTCCGCCGAGGGCGGCCTGACCACCCCGGACCTCGCCGAGGCCGCCGTCAAGCGCGCGGCGATCGCCGCCGCCCGCCGCGTCGTCCTCCTCGCGGACTCCGCGAAGGCCGGGCAGGAGCACTTCGCGCGCTTCGGCTCCTTCGCGGACATCGACCTGCTCATCACGGACAGGGGGCTCGGCCCCGACCGCAAGGCTGCGATCGAGGCCGCAGGTTCGGAAGTCGTGCTCGTATGA
- a CDS encoding 1-phosphofructokinase family hexose kinase has protein sequence MGPARGGGEAPNHLSGGEGAPHAGTVPGVPDRTATLSRPAQGPASRQVERHTIERQQPRTTNTSGPQFCPTESPTSLETVRTWSTHAAWIACCGSLPRGLAPGWYADLVAGAREAGTRIALDTTGPALLAALPARPDVIKPNASELAAAVGRPLSTLADVTEAAQELRARGAGAVLASLGADGQLLVAEEGTYYGTARVPVDRVRSNVGAGDASLAGFLVAGGTGPAALASALAHGAAAVQLPGSAMLTPADLSPEAVRVTQDLPLDLRLSEPATA, from the coding sequence GTGGGTCCGGCCAGAGGCGGCGGGGAGGCCCCAAACCATCTCTCTGGTGGAGAGGGGGCCCCGCACGCTGGCACCGTTCCCGGCGTCCCAGATCGCACGGCGACGCTATCCCGACCCGCCCAGGGCCCCGCAAGCCGTCAAGTCGAACGTCACACGATCGAGCGACAACAACCTCGTACGACAAACACGTCCGGCCCGCAGTTCTGTCCGACGGAATCGCCCACCTCCCTGGAGACGGTCCGTACGTGGTCCACGCACGCGGCCTGGATCGCCTGCTGCGGCAGTCTCCCGCGCGGCCTCGCGCCCGGGTGGTACGCCGACCTGGTCGCCGGCGCCCGCGAAGCGGGCACCCGCATCGCCCTCGACACCACGGGCCCGGCCCTGCTCGCGGCGCTCCCGGCCCGGCCGGACGTCATCAAGCCGAACGCCTCCGAACTGGCCGCTGCGGTGGGCCGCCCGCTGTCCACCCTGGCCGACGTGACCGAGGCGGCGCAGGAGCTCCGCGCACGCGGCGCGGGGGCGGTACTCGCCTCCCTGGGCGCCGACGGCCAGCTGCTGGTCGCGGAGGAGGGCACCTACTACGGCACCGCGCGGGTCCCCGTGGACCGGGTCCGCAGCAACGTCGGTGCGGGCGACGCCTCCCTGGCCGGCTTCCTCGTCGCGGGAGGCACCGGCCCGGCCGCCCTCGCCTCGGCCCTGGCCCACGGCGCGGCCGCGGTCCAACTTCCCGGAAGCGCCATGCTGACCCCCGCGGACCTGAGCCCCGAAGCGGTCCGCGTCACCCAGGACCTGCCCCTGGACCTCCGATTGTCGGAACCCGCCACGGCCTGA
- a CDS encoding DUF6227 family protein, whose protein sequence is MSDPYETTEAHLERLLGRTLNSFDLPDRLVERLGAALAHSSSLYTTHHSPATGLWRETHRHTYLLADGGSVSLWELTYRLGDGDGDRTVRHEVFASKAEICLAVARLFGAVPADAALEPVLLPGDEDPDNDVAVLSALFAASAPAQRHREYVVEESADHARRVLRRAENADRPGEPVAALLRSAYAHHITQAFGTRQCLSDGRDAGFSLYEHAFVLLDGAELSLWEVEHTATPDGRHMCEVYDTEAAAREAMELRARVR, encoded by the coding sequence TTGAGCGATCCGTACGAGACAACCGAGGCGCACCTCGAGCGACTCCTCGGCCGCACCCTCAACTCCTTCGACCTTCCTGACCGGTTGGTCGAGCGCCTCGGCGCGGCGCTCGCCCACAGCTCTTCGCTGTACACCACCCACCACAGTCCGGCGACGGGGCTGTGGCGGGAGACGCACCGGCACACCTACCTGCTGGCGGACGGCGGTTCGGTCTCCTTGTGGGAGCTGACGTACCGGCTCGGCGACGGCGACGGCGACCGCACGGTCCGGCACGAGGTCTTCGCGAGCAAGGCGGAGATCTGCCTGGCCGTGGCCCGGCTGTTCGGCGCGGTCCCGGCCGACGCGGCGCTGGAGCCGGTGCTGCTGCCGGGCGACGAGGATCCGGACAACGACGTCGCCGTGCTGAGCGCGCTGTTCGCGGCCTCGGCTCCGGCGCAGCGGCACCGGGAGTACGTGGTGGAGGAGTCCGCCGACCACGCCCGGCGGGTCCTGCGCCGCGCGGAGAACGCGGACCGGCCCGGCGAGCCGGTGGCCGCGCTGCTGCGGTCGGCGTACGCGCACCACATCACGCAGGCGTTCGGCACCCGGCAGTGCCTGTCGGACGGGCGGGACGCGGGGTTCAGCCTGTACGAGCACGCCTTCGTGCTGCTGGACGGGGCGGAGCTCAGCCTGTGGGAGGTCGAGCACACGGCGACCCCGGACGGGCGGCACATGTGCGAGGTGTACGACACCGAGGCGGCCGCGCGCGAAGCGATGGAGCTCCGCGCACGGGTGCGGTGA
- a CDS encoding vitamin K epoxide reductase family protein yields the protein MATNTVGVPHQQERPDSRHEGGPQAAAAAPRGPAWLLVLTGAAGVLASWVITLDKFLLLEDPDFKPACSLNPVVSCGSVMQSEQAQAFGFPNPMLGLVTYAVVVCVGAGLLAGARYRGWFWLGLNAGTLFGVGFCTWLMVQSLYEINALCLWCCLAWLATLLMFWAVTAHNVRTGALPAPAPVRGFFDEFGWAPPALHTGVIGMLILTRWWDFWTG from the coding sequence ATGGCAACGAATACAGTGGGCGTCCCGCACCAACAGGAACGGCCCGACAGTCGACACGAGGGCGGCCCGCAGGCCGCGGCGGCCGCTCCGAGGGGGCCGGCCTGGCTGCTGGTCCTCACGGGGGCGGCCGGAGTGCTCGCCTCCTGGGTGATCACCCTCGACAAGTTCCTCCTGTTGGAGGACCCGGACTTCAAGCCGGCCTGCAGCCTCAACCCGGTGGTCTCCTGCGGCAGCGTGATGCAGAGCGAGCAGGCGCAGGCGTTCGGCTTTCCCAACCCCATGCTCGGGCTGGTCACCTACGCCGTCGTCGTGTGCGTCGGCGCGGGCCTGCTGGCCGGCGCCCGCTACCGCGGCTGGTTCTGGCTCGGACTGAACGCCGGAACGCTCTTCGGTGTCGGATTCTGCACCTGGCTGATGGTCCAGTCGCTGTACGAGATCAACGCGCTGTGCCTGTGGTGCTGCCTGGCCTGGCTGGCGACCCTGCTGATGTTCTGGGCGGTCACCGCGCACAACGTCCGTACGGGCGCCCTCCCGGCCCCCGCCCCGGTGCGCGGCTTCTTCGACGAGTTCGGGTGGGCCCCGCCCGCCCTGCACACCGGGGTGATCGGGATGCTGATCCTCACCCGGTGGTGGGACTTCTGGACCGGGTGA
- a CDS encoding rodlin → MFKKFMTAAAVSAVAVGAGAAAAAPAMAIGNDNGINTVNGNGASQVYGNQKTHGDMSPQLGLVQGTLNKPCIGLPAKVNAQSLVALVNVGVQDINVLSNPQNQQCTENSTQAKGDEPLSHILDNIPVLSGNGSVGS, encoded by the coding sequence ATGTTCAAGAAGTTCATGACCGCCGCCGCGGTCTCCGCCGTTGCGGTCGGCGCGGGCGCCGCTGCCGCGGCCCCGGCCATGGCCATCGGCAACGACAACGGGATCAACACCGTCAACGGCAACGGTGCCTCGCAGGTCTACGGCAACCAGAAGACCCACGGCGACATGAGCCCGCAGCTCGGCCTGGTCCAGGGCACCCTGAACAAGCCCTGCATCGGTCTGCCGGCGAAGGTCAACGCCCAGTCGCTGGTCGCCCTGGTCAACGTCGGTGTCCAGGACATCAACGTCCTGTCCAACCCGCAGAACCAGCAGTGCACCGAGAACTCCACCCAGGCCAAGGGCGACGAGCCGCTCTCGCACATCCTGGACAACATCCCGGTCCTCTCGGGCAACGGCTCCGTCGGCAGCTGA
- a CDS encoding chaplin, with translation MNSAKKAALVLATAGLAAAGAAGSASADSSAEGAAVGSPGVLSGNLGQVPVHVPVNVCGNSVNVIGALNPAFGNVCVND, from the coding sequence ATGAACTCTGCCAAGAAGGCCGCCCTGGTCCTGGCCACTGCTGGTCTCGCTGCGGCCGGTGCCGCCGGCTCCGCTTCGGCCGACTCGTCGGCCGAAGGCGCGGCCGTGGGTTCCCCCGGTGTGCTCTCGGGCAACCTGGGCCAGGTCCCGGTCCACGTTCCGGTCAACGTCTGCGGCAACTCCGTGAACGTCATCGGCGCTCTGAACCCGGCGTTCGGCAACGTCTGCGTCAACGACTGA